A single window of Ovis aries strain OAR_USU_Benz2616 breed Rambouillet chromosome 24, ARS-UI_Ramb_v3.0, whole genome shotgun sequence DNA harbors:
- the LOC105604630 gene encoding zinc finger protein 75A isoform X8, translating into MSLEEEVWNIQQGLQEPLSRNTHKEPEPVCERVVPAHRILAFPEQTDTKDWTVAPELVLPESQSLLTFEEVAMYFSQEEWELLDPTQKALYNDVMQENYETVISLAVPAHQLLAFPEQTDTSEWTMAPELILPESQSLLTFEEVAMYFSQEEWELLDPTQKALYNDVMQENYEAVISLALFVLPKPKVISCLEQGEEPWVQRPLEFKDSSQELPTGLKLKNDTENIQSLCLSDLEIQAPVAIASRKARLKVPQKTIGKENHGDVHRVGKLHRDFPVKKKKKLSTWKQELLKLMDLQKKERAAERPFKCQECGKSFRVSSDLIKHQRVHTEEKPYKCQQCDKRFRWSSDLNKHLTTHQGIKPYKCSWCGKGFSQKTNLHTHQRTHTGEKPFTCHECGKKFNQNCHLIKHRRTHTGEQPYTCSTCRRNFSRRSSLLRHQKLHQ; encoded by the exons AtgtccctggaggaagaagtttGGAATATACAGCAGGGTCTACAAGAGCCACTGAGCAGGAATACCCACAAAGAACCTGAGCCCGTATGTGAGAGGG TGGTGCCTGCTCACCGGATCCTAGCCTTTCCTGAGCAGACAGACACCAAAGACTGGACAGTGGCACCTGAGCTTGTCTTGCCTGAGTCCCAG AGCTTATTGACATTTGAAGAAGTGGCCATGTATTTTTCCCAGGAAGAATGGGAGTTACTGGATCCCACTCAGAAGGCCCTCTACAATGACGTAATGCAAGAAAACTATGAGACTGTCATCTCTCTAG CTGTGCCTGCTCACCAGCTCCTAGCCTTTCCTGAGCAGACAGATACCAGTGAGTGGACAATGGCACCTGAGCTCATTCTGCCTGAGTCCCAG AGCTTGTTGACATTTGAAGAAGTGGCCATGTATTTTTCCCAGGAAGAATGGGAGTTACTGGATCCCACTCAGAAGGCCCTCTACAATGACGTAATGCAAGAAAACTATGAGGCTGTCATCTCTCTAG CATTATTTGTGCTCCCCAAACCTAAAGTCATCTCCTGTCTAGAGCAAGGAGAAGAGCCATGGGTTCAAAGACCCCTGGAGTTCAAGGACAGTTCTCAAGAGCTGCCTACAG GGCTGAAGCTTAAAAATGACACTGAAAATATTCAGTCTCTATGTCTTTCTGACTTAGAAATACAAGCACCAGTAGCTATAGCATCAAGAAAGGCCAGATTGAAAGTTCCCCAGAAAACAATTGGCAAAGAAAATCATGGTGATGTGCATAGGGTGGGGAAATTGCACCGAGATTTTCcggtgaagaaaaaaaagaaactttcaacCTGGAAACAAGAGCTGCTGAAACTTATGGATCTTCAGAAGAAAGAACGTGCAGCAGAGAGGCCTTTTAAATGCCAGGAATGTGGGAAAAGCTTCAGAGTTAGCTCTGACCTCATTAAGCACCAGAGAGTTCACACAgaagagaaaccatataaatgtcaACAGTGTGATAAGAGGTTTAGGTGGAGCTCAGATCTTAATAAGCACTTAACAACACACCAAGGAATAAAACCATATAAATGCTCATGGTGTGGGAAAGGCTTCAGTCAAAAGACAAATCTCCACACACACCAAAgaactcacactggagagaagcccttTACTTGTCATGAATGTGGGAAAAAATTCAATCAAAATTGCCACCTTATTAAACATCGGAGAACTCACACAGGTGAGCAGCCTTACACTTGTAGCACGTGCAGGAGAAACTTCAGCAGACGCTCAAGCCTTCTTAGACACCAGAAACTCCACCAGTAA
- the LOC105604630 gene encoding zinc finger protein 75A isoform X10, with amino-acid sequence MSLEEEVWNIQQGLQEPLSRNTHKEPEPVCERVVPAHRILAFPEQTDTKDWTVAPELVLPESQSLLTFEEVAMYFSQEEWELLDPTQKALYNDVMQENYETVISLALFVLPKPKVISCLEQGEEPWVQRPLEFKDSSQELPTAGLKLKNDTENIQSLCLSDLEIQAPVAIASRKARLKVPQKTIGKENHGDVHRVGKLHRDFPVKKKKKLSTWKQELLKLMDLQKKERAAERPFKCQECGKSFRVSSDLIKHQRVHTEEKPYKCQQCDKRFRWSSDLNKHLTTHQGIKPYKCSWCGKGFSQKTNLHTHQRTHTGEKPFTCHECGKKFNQNCHLIKHRRTHTGEQPYTCSTCRRNFSRRSSLLRHQKLHQ; translated from the exons AtgtccctggaggaagaagtttGGAATATACAGCAGGGTCTACAAGAGCCACTGAGCAGGAATACCCACAAAGAACCTGAGCCCGTATGTGAGAGGG TGGTGCCTGCTCACCGGATCCTAGCCTTTCCTGAGCAGACAGACACCAAAGACTGGACAGTGGCACCTGAGCTTGTCTTGCCTGAGTCCCAG AGCTTATTGACATTTGAAGAAGTGGCCATGTATTTTTCCCAGGAAGAATGGGAGTTACTGGATCCCACTCAGAAGGCCCTCTACAATGACGTAATGCAAGAAAACTATGAGACTGTCATCTCTCTAG CATTATTTGTGCTCCCCAAACCTAAAGTCATCTCCTGTCTAGAGCAAGGAGAAGAGCCATGGGTTCAAAGACCCCTGGAGTTCAAGGACAGTTCTCAAGAGCTGCCTACAG CAGGGCTGAAGCTTAAAAATGACACTGAAAATATTCAGTCTCTATGTCTTTCTGACTTAGAAATACAAGCACCAGTAGCTATAGCATCAAGAAAGGCCAGATTGAAAGTTCCCCAGAAAACAATTGGCAAAGAAAATCATGGTGATGTGCATAGGGTGGGGAAATTGCACCGAGATTTTCcggtgaagaaaaaaaagaaactttcaacCTGGAAACAAGAGCTGCTGAAACTTATGGATCTTCAGAAGAAAGAACGTGCAGCAGAGAGGCCTTTTAAATGCCAGGAATGTGGGAAAAGCTTCAGAGTTAGCTCTGACCTCATTAAGCACCAGAGAGTTCACACAgaagagaaaccatataaatgtcaACAGTGTGATAAGAGGTTTAGGTGGAGCTCAGATCTTAATAAGCACTTAACAACACACCAAGGAATAAAACCATATAAATGCTCATGGTGTGGGAAAGGCTTCAGTCAAAAGACAAATCTCCACACACACCAAAgaactcacactggagagaagcccttTACTTGTCATGAATGTGGGAAAAAATTCAATCAAAATTGCCACCTTATTAAACATCGGAGAACTCACACAGGTGAGCAGCCTTACACTTGTAGCACGTGCAGGAGAAACTTCAGCAGACGCTCAAGCCTTCTTAGACACCAGAAACTCCACCAGTAA
- the LOC105604630 gene encoding zinc finger protein 75A isoform X11, with product MSLEEEVWNIQQGLQEPLSRNTHKEPEPVCERVVPAHRILAFPEQTDTKDWTVAPELVLPESQSLLTFEEVAMYFSQEEWELLDPTQKALYNDVMQENYETVISLALFVLPKPKVISCLEQGEEPWVQRPLEFKDSSQELPTGLKLKNDTENIQSLCLSDLEIQAPVAIASRKARLKVPQKTIGKENHGDVHRVGKLHRDFPVKKKKKLSTWKQELLKLMDLQKKERAAERPFKCQECGKSFRVSSDLIKHQRVHTEEKPYKCQQCDKRFRWSSDLNKHLTTHQGIKPYKCSWCGKGFSQKTNLHTHQRTHTGEKPFTCHECGKKFNQNCHLIKHRRTHTGEQPYTCSTCRRNFSRRSSLLRHQKLHQ from the exons AtgtccctggaggaagaagtttGGAATATACAGCAGGGTCTACAAGAGCCACTGAGCAGGAATACCCACAAAGAACCTGAGCCCGTATGTGAGAGGG TGGTGCCTGCTCACCGGATCCTAGCCTTTCCTGAGCAGACAGACACCAAAGACTGGACAGTGGCACCTGAGCTTGTCTTGCCTGAGTCCCAG AGCTTATTGACATTTGAAGAAGTGGCCATGTATTTTTCCCAGGAAGAATGGGAGTTACTGGATCCCACTCAGAAGGCCCTCTACAATGACGTAATGCAAGAAAACTATGAGACTGTCATCTCTCTAG CATTATTTGTGCTCCCCAAACCTAAAGTCATCTCCTGTCTAGAGCAAGGAGAAGAGCCATGGGTTCAAAGACCCCTGGAGTTCAAGGACAGTTCTCAAGAGCTGCCTACAG GGCTGAAGCTTAAAAATGACACTGAAAATATTCAGTCTCTATGTCTTTCTGACTTAGAAATACAAGCACCAGTAGCTATAGCATCAAGAAAGGCCAGATTGAAAGTTCCCCAGAAAACAATTGGCAAAGAAAATCATGGTGATGTGCATAGGGTGGGGAAATTGCACCGAGATTTTCcggtgaagaaaaaaaagaaactttcaacCTGGAAACAAGAGCTGCTGAAACTTATGGATCTTCAGAAGAAAGAACGTGCAGCAGAGAGGCCTTTTAAATGCCAGGAATGTGGGAAAAGCTTCAGAGTTAGCTCTGACCTCATTAAGCACCAGAGAGTTCACACAgaagagaaaccatataaatgtcaACAGTGTGATAAGAGGTTTAGGTGGAGCTCAGATCTTAATAAGCACTTAACAACACACCAAGGAATAAAACCATATAAATGCTCATGGTGTGGGAAAGGCTTCAGTCAAAAGACAAATCTCCACACACACCAAAgaactcacactggagagaagcccttTACTTGTCATGAATGTGGGAAAAAATTCAATCAAAATTGCCACCTTATTAAACATCGGAGAACTCACACAGGTGAGCAGCCTTACACTTGTAGCACGTGCAGGAGAAACTTCAGCAGACGCTCAAGCCTTCTTAGACACCAGAAACTCCACCAGTAA